Proteins encoded within one genomic window of Amorphoplanes friuliensis DSM 7358:
- a CDS encoding phosphotransferase enzyme family protein translates to MDTAPALRSIVDPEYLAALVAREYALEVTGCVLLRSLVNDVYRIDTPSGPYAFKLYRTGHNSAEWETSLAAYVGTGLTQGVALQDGRMAGAVQAAEGPRAFTLWEWAPGAKPGRPRTDELYHRFGAATAAFHEASTGFPGPPALDVLTLLDDVLARIPAASDRALIAGLATEAGRRAADPNLERGICHGDVTLDNIHLDGDDLVFYDLDRAAHGIRATDLSPVSATPQWPAFLAGYRTVRPFLDSDVAVLPWLDVLLRVDYLHFHLYAKPAIRGTESLTEGWVEDNLVALRTSATRLR, encoded by the coding sequence ATGGACACCGCCCCGGCCCTGCGCTCCATAGTGGACCCTGAGTACCTCGCCGCCCTCGTGGCCCGCGAGTACGCCCTCGAGGTCACCGGCTGCGTCCTGCTGCGCTCCCTGGTCAACGACGTCTACCGCATCGACACCCCGTCCGGCCCGTACGCGTTCAAGCTCTACCGCACGGGCCACAACTCAGCCGAGTGGGAGACGTCGCTGGCCGCGTACGTGGGGACGGGGTTGACCCAGGGTGTCGCCCTGCAGGACGGCCGCATGGCCGGAGCGGTGCAGGCAGCCGAGGGGCCGCGAGCCTTCACGCTGTGGGAATGGGCGCCCGGCGCCAAACCGGGCCGCCCCCGCACCGACGAGCTCTACCACCGCTTCGGTGCGGCGACGGCAGCGTTCCACGAGGCCAGCACGGGTTTCCCGGGCCCACCGGCCCTCGACGTGCTCACACTGCTCGACGACGTCCTGGCCCGCATCCCCGCCGCCTCGGACCGCGCCCTGATCGCCGGCCTGGCCACCGAAGCCGGCCGCCGCGCCGCCGACCCCAACCTCGAACGCGGCATCTGCCACGGCGACGTCACCCTCGACAACATCCACCTCGACGGCGACGACCTCGTTTTCTACGACCTCGACCGCGCGGCTCACGGCATCCGCGCCACGGACCTGAGCCCGGTCTCGGCCACCCCGCAATGGCCCGCGTTCCTGGCCGGGTACCGCACGGTCCGCCCGTTCCTGGACTCCGACGTCGCGGTTCTGCCGTGGCTCGACGTCCTGCTCCGCGTCGACTACCTGCACTTCCACCTCTACGCCAAACCGGCCATCCGCGGCACCGAATCCCTCACCGAAGGCTGGGTCGAAGACAACCTCGTCGCCCTCCGAACCTCCGCGACCCGGCTCAGATAA
- a CDS encoding endonuclease domain-containing protein, producing MTLGSQLARLASDRAIAIQGAELGTIALTLAEDTTAPAAVVARAEAPSATPRDFVAGALEDLERVAVELLPAWLPDSSAIGRPDVGGVAAIRMAATAHARHAHYSPAFLADLAVLAVTGHRNRQPGLPVGVRAAQLARLIAAAFGRPRAALLVPVAAGLSPRDQDVIVAGAGWLVHNARMAVWLIGTLPAGGEQIPSVRVTEAPARRLATIGRPHPNSAVESALEAALAAETWADGRQWNQPYRSTPLSTPVRLDLLWPAERCVVEIDGPEHCHPVHFEEDRRRDVQLQLDGYAVLRFTNARIIHDVGAVVHQIGTYLRRRRGDTAEGNTPWPATT from the coding sequence ATGACCTTGGGCAGTCAACTGGCCCGCCTCGCGAGCGACCGGGCCATCGCCATTCAGGGGGCCGAGCTCGGCACCATCGCCCTCACCCTGGCCGAGGACACCACCGCGCCGGCCGCGGTCGTGGCCCGCGCCGAGGCGCCGAGTGCAACGCCGCGTGACTTCGTTGCCGGCGCGCTGGAGGATCTCGAACGCGTCGCCGTCGAGCTGCTGCCCGCCTGGCTGCCGGATTCCTCGGCGATCGGCCGGCCGGACGTGGGCGGGGTGGCGGCGATCCGGATGGCCGCGACGGCCCACGCCCGGCACGCCCACTACTCCCCGGCCTTCCTGGCCGACCTCGCGGTCCTGGCCGTGACCGGCCACCGGAACAGGCAGCCCGGGCTGCCCGTCGGTGTCCGTGCTGCTCAGCTCGCCCGGCTGATCGCCGCCGCCTTCGGCCGTCCCCGGGCCGCTCTCCTGGTTCCGGTCGCCGCCGGCCTCAGCCCCCGCGACCAGGACGTGATCGTCGCCGGCGCCGGCTGGCTCGTCCACAACGCCAGGATGGCGGTCTGGCTGATCGGCACCCTCCCGGCCGGCGGAGAGCAGATCCCCTCGGTACGCGTGACAGAAGCGCCCGCCCGGCGCCTCGCGACGATCGGCCGGCCCCACCCGAACAGTGCCGTCGAGAGCGCCCTCGAGGCTGCCCTGGCCGCGGAGACGTGGGCGGACGGACGGCAGTGGAACCAGCCGTACAGGTCGACGCCGCTGAGCACCCCGGTGCGGCTGGACCTGCTCTGGCCGGCGGAAAGGTGTGTCGTGGAGATCGACGGTCCCGAACACTGCCACCCGGTGCATTTCGAGGAAGACCGCCGGCGCGACGTGCAGTTGCAACTCGACGGTTATGCGGTCCTGCGATTCACCAATGCACGAATCATTCACGACGTCGGCGCGGTGGTGCACCAGATCGGCACC
- a CDS encoding aldehyde dehydrogenase family protein gives MSLTLAPGTAWNDVLARVAAAAPEAVAADRLRNLYAGRWHDGGTPAPLRTPVDGTLLTSLAKVDASTAAEAVRAATAAHLLWAGTPLADRKARVAAAVEALTLHRDLLALTLVWEIGKPWRLACADVDRALDGVRWYAEQIDRQTAGREPLPGPVSNIASWNYPMSVLVHAELVQLLAGNAVIAKTPSQGGAVCLTLAHALMARAGLPVTLLSGSGEELSEVLVRAPEIGAVAFVGGRSNGGKVAAALLDSDKRHFIEQEGLNAWGIWDFSQWDLLAGHLRKGFEYGKQRCTAYPRFVVQRDLVDAFLDVYLPVVKAVRFGHPLAVETAGDPLPELDLGPLISAAKAGELRRKVDEAVRGGAIPLHRGSGSAGRFLEGQDTSAYVAPTALLAPPGRSRLMHAEPFGPVDTIIVVDTQDELLSAMNASNGALVASLAVDDEELGAKLAQDVHAFKVGINRPRSRGDRDECFGGRGASWKGAFVGGDLLVHAVTIGEPGERLYGNFPDYSSYPPGM, from the coding sequence ATGAGCCTGACCCTCGCCCCTGGAACCGCCTGGAACGATGTCCTCGCCCGGGTCGCGGCCGCCGCGCCCGAGGCCGTAGCGGCCGACCGGCTGCGCAATCTGTACGCCGGACGCTGGCACGACGGCGGCACACCCGCACCCCTGCGGACGCCGGTCGACGGCACGCTGCTCACCAGCCTGGCCAAGGTCGACGCGTCCACCGCCGCCGAAGCCGTCCGGGCCGCGACGGCCGCGCACCTCCTCTGGGCCGGCACCCCGCTGGCCGACCGCAAGGCCCGGGTCGCCGCGGCCGTCGAAGCCCTGACGCTGCACCGCGATCTGCTCGCCCTGACGCTGGTGTGGGAGATCGGCAAGCCCTGGCGGCTCGCCTGCGCCGACGTCGACCGCGCCCTCGACGGTGTCCGCTGGTACGCCGAGCAGATCGACCGTCAGACCGCCGGGCGGGAGCCGCTGCCGGGACCGGTCAGCAACATCGCCTCCTGGAACTACCCGATGAGCGTCCTCGTGCACGCCGAGCTGGTGCAGCTGCTGGCCGGCAACGCCGTCATCGCGAAGACGCCGTCGCAGGGTGGCGCGGTCTGCCTCACCCTCGCGCACGCCCTGATGGCCCGGGCCGGTCTGCCCGTCACGCTGCTCTCCGGCAGCGGTGAGGAACTGTCCGAGGTGCTCGTCCGCGCACCCGAGATCGGCGCGGTCGCGTTTGTCGGCGGGCGCTCCAACGGCGGCAAGGTCGCCGCCGCGCTGCTCGACTCCGACAAGCGGCACTTCATCGAGCAGGAAGGCCTCAATGCCTGGGGCATCTGGGACTTCTCGCAATGGGACCTGCTCGCGGGCCACCTGCGCAAAGGCTTCGAGTACGGCAAGCAGCGCTGCACCGCGTACCCGCGTTTTGTGGTCCAGCGGGACCTGGTCGACGCGTTCCTCGACGTCTACCTGCCGGTGGTCAAGGCGGTCCGCTTCGGGCATCCGCTCGCCGTCGAAACAGCTGGGGACCCGTTGCCGGAGCTCGACCTCGGGCCGCTGATCAGCGCGGCCAAGGCCGGCGAGCTGCGCCGCAAGGTCGACGAGGCGGTCCGCGGCGGAGCGATCCCGTTGCACCGCGGGTCCGGCTCGGCGGGCCGGTTCCTGGAGGGTCAGGACACCAGCGCGTACGTGGCACCGACCGCGCTCCTCGCCCCACCCGGACGGTCGCGGCTGATGCACGCCGAGCCGTTCGGACCGGTCGACACGATCATCGTGGTCGACACCCAGGACGAGCTGCTGTCCGCGATGAACGCCAGCAACGGCGCCCTGGTCGCGAGTCTCGCCGTCGACGACGAGGAACTCGGGGCGAAGCTGGCCCAGGACGTGCACGCGTTCAAGGTCGGCATCAACCGCCCGCGCTCCCGCGGCGACCGCGACGAGTGTTTCGGCGGCCGCGGCGCCTCGTGGAAGGGCGCCTTTGTCGGCGGCGACCTGCTCGTGCACGCGGTCACGATCGGCGAGCCAGGCGAACGGCTCTACGGCAACTTCCCCGACTACAGCAGCTACCCGCCCGGGATGTGA
- a CDS encoding DinB family protein — protein MAEPRDDLRGKTFDQSDLTGARFDHVFMKDVVMRGVWMSNVDISGELENVTVNGVSIGPLVEAELDRRHPDRAKMRPDGPEGFREAWQILERLWDGTVTRARGLDPGLLHASVDGEWSFTETLRHLVYATDIWIRRVMLGDPSPFDPLDLPFDQIPDAPGVPRDRTARPSLDVVLALRADRWETVRQVLDGLTEEQLDSRTEPVDGPGWPEADRYPVRECLLTVLNEEWQHRLYAERDLDALTRA, from the coding sequence ATGGCAGAACCACGCGACGACCTCCGGGGAAAGACCTTCGACCAGTCCGACCTGACCGGTGCACGGTTCGACCATGTGTTCATGAAGGACGTGGTCATGCGCGGCGTCTGGATGAGCAACGTCGACATCAGCGGGGAGCTCGAGAACGTCACCGTCAACGGCGTCTCCATCGGCCCCCTGGTCGAGGCGGAGCTCGACCGGCGTCATCCCGACCGGGCGAAGATGCGGCCGGACGGCCCCGAGGGTTTCCGGGAGGCCTGGCAGATCCTGGAACGGCTGTGGGACGGGACGGTGACCCGGGCCCGGGGACTGGACCCCGGACTGCTGCACGCGTCGGTCGACGGTGAGTGGTCGTTCACCGAGACGCTGCGTCATCTCGTTTATGCCACCGACATCTGGATCCGGCGGGTGATGCTCGGTGACCCCAGCCCGTTCGACCCGCTCGACCTGCCCTTCGACCAGATCCCGGACGCGCCGGGTGTGCCGCGTGACCGGACGGCACGACCGTCGCTCGACGTGGTGCTCGCCCTGCGTGCGGACCGGTGGGAAACGGTGCGTCAGGTCCTCGACGGTCTCACCGAGGAACAGCTCGACTCCCGCACCGAACCCGTCGACGGTCCCGGCTGGCCCGAAGCCGACCGTTATCCCGTCCGGGAATGCCTGCTGACCGTCCTCAACGAGGAGTGGCAGCACCGCCTCTACGCCGAGCGGGACCTCGACGCGCTGACCCGCGCCTGA
- a CDS encoding TrmH family RNA methyltransferase → MARTLRISTRNATFQQWQALLTNRTKRQRAGEFLVQGVRPISLAVERGWEIRAMLVTDGPGLSRWGRDIVDTADAPRAVVAAELMRELGGKDEDAPELLAVVAMPGDDLARVATGPSLLAVVFDRPTTPGNVGTLIRSADAFGAAAVIVTGHAADPYDPKAVRASTGSLFALPVIRVPSHAEVLDWVAEVRDDGVAVQVVGTDERGPVEIAEQDLTGPTLLVIGNETHGLSNAWRDSCDQTVRIPITGAASSLNAAAAGSVALYEAARQRRLA, encoded by the coding sequence GTGGCCAGGACCCTGAGGATCAGCACCCGCAACGCGACCTTCCAGCAGTGGCAGGCGCTGCTCACCAACCGGACCAAACGGCAGCGCGCCGGTGAGTTCCTGGTCCAGGGCGTCCGCCCGATCTCCCTGGCCGTCGAACGCGGCTGGGAGATCCGGGCGATGCTCGTCACCGACGGCCCGGGCCTGTCCCGCTGGGGCCGCGACATCGTCGACACCGCGGACGCGCCACGGGCGGTCGTCGCCGCCGAGCTGATGCGTGAGCTCGGCGGCAAGGACGAGGACGCCCCCGAGCTGCTGGCCGTCGTGGCCATGCCCGGCGACGACCTCGCCCGCGTCGCCACCGGCCCGTCCCTGCTCGCGGTGGTCTTCGACCGGCCCACCACACCGGGCAACGTCGGCACCCTGATCCGCTCGGCGGACGCGTTCGGCGCCGCCGCCGTGATCGTCACCGGTCACGCCGCCGACCCGTACGACCCGAAGGCGGTCCGCGCCAGCACCGGCTCCCTCTTCGCCCTGCCGGTGATCCGCGTGCCGAGCCACGCCGAGGTCCTCGACTGGGTCGCCGAGGTGCGCGACGACGGCGTGGCCGTGCAGGTCGTCGGCACCGACGAACGCGGCCCGGTGGAGATCGCCGAACAGGACCTCACCGGCCCCACCCTGCTCGTGATCGGCAACGAGACCCACGGCCTCAGCAACGCCTGGCGCGACAGCTGCGACCAGACGGTCCGCATCCCGATCACCGGCGCCGCGAGCTCCCTCAACGCGGCCGCGGCCGGCAGCGTCGCCCTCTACGAAGCCGCCCGCCAGCGCCGCCTCGCCTGA
- a CDS encoding TetR/AcrR family transcriptional regulator C-terminal domain-containing protein, translating to MEAKAVREPLSRERALAAAVTLVDAEGLKALTMRRLAADLGVEAMSLYYHLPGKNGLLDGLADTVIDEITTAVAATAVPDADWRTSLRQRFLAAREVMLRHPWAPGLLGSRPTIPSGLFAYYDAILATLVGGGLSYRLAHRALHAFGSLALGFAQEVFSPAPAGGSMDVGATEADLSALAATLPHLTAMVEAEVHAVEDPTLGWCDSQVEFTFTVDLLLDGLARAQERQP from the coding sequence ATGGAAGCGAAGGCCGTCCGCGAGCCGCTGAGCCGCGAACGCGCACTGGCAGCCGCGGTCACCCTGGTCGACGCGGAAGGCCTGAAGGCCCTCACCATGCGCCGCCTCGCCGCCGACCTGGGCGTGGAAGCCATGTCGCTCTACTACCACCTGCCGGGCAAGAACGGCCTGCTCGACGGGCTGGCCGACACCGTCATCGACGAGATCACCACTGCGGTCGCTGCCACCGCGGTGCCGGACGCGGACTGGCGCACCAGCCTGCGGCAGCGTTTCCTGGCCGCCCGCGAGGTCATGCTCCGCCACCCGTGGGCGCCCGGACTCCTCGGCTCCCGGCCGACGATCCCGTCCGGCCTGTTCGCCTACTACGACGCCATCCTCGCGACCCTGGTCGGCGGCGGACTCTCCTACCGCCTGGCCCATCGGGCGCTGCACGCGTTCGGGAGCCTGGCCCTGGGGTTTGCCCAGGAGGTCTTCAGCCCCGCACCGGCGGGAGGCAGCATGGACGTCGGCGCCACCGAGGCGGACCTGTCCGCGCTGGCCGCGACCCTCCCGCACCTGACCGCGATGGTGGAGGCCGAGGTCCACGCCGTCGAGGACCCGACGCTCGGCTGGTGCGACAGCCAGGTCGAGTTCACCTTCACCGTCGACCTGCTCCTCGACGGTCTGGCCCGCGCCCAGGAAAGGCAACCATGA
- a CDS encoding HPF/RaiA family ribosome-associated protein: MSAVANPATVEDCLRVGAGFTQGDRNWIAEQFATLDARLAAFHADTTELEVSVKDRAARGQKVTLECWIAGRQKVVTTSLEDDLHAALNDVRDDLRRKLNDAKTKQEPRHNRHLRDNSLPEETELPEALQD; the protein is encoded by the coding sequence ATGAGCGCGGTTGCGAACCCCGCCACCGTCGAGGACTGCCTGCGGGTCGGTGCCGGGTTCACCCAGGGTGACCGGAACTGGATCGCCGAGCAGTTCGCCACCCTGGACGCCCGGCTGGCCGCTTTCCACGCGGACACGACCGAGCTCGAGGTCTCGGTGAAGGACCGCGCCGCGCGGGGTCAGAAGGTCACGCTCGAGTGCTGGATCGCGGGCCGGCAGAAGGTCGTCACGACCTCGCTGGAGGACGATCTGCACGCGGCGCTCAACGACGTCCGTGACGACCTGCGCCGCAAGCTCAACGACGCGAAGACCAAGCAGGAGCCGCGGCACAACCGCCACCTGCGGGACAACTCGCTGCCGGAGGAGACCGAGCTCCCCGAGGCGCTGCAGGACTGA
- a CDS encoding glycoside hydrolase family 3 protein, which yields MLRRIVTIGSVLLLAVLPAGPARARDPIAEIMAGLTLPEKVGQMVVSYVYGADATTPSAANETMFGAGVRTGAEAVAKFHLGGVIYFTWSGNLVDPAQIAGLSNGLQRAAAADSGIPLQVSTDQEGGVVNRIGTPLAISPGNMAIGATFRPGDAFRAARVSGTELRALGINVVDAPVVDVNTNPRNSADGPRAFGDRTRQVSVFGASAVAGYRAAGIGTQAKHFPGLGDTTVNTDNGVAVTDETREQILATHVPPFRAALAAGAQSVMAAHIVAPALDPSGRPASLSKPVVTGLLRDRLHFDGVVITDALDAAALADIPDEQIVLDAVDAGVDQLLMPRDVQGAVRTLLDAVADGTISEARIDRSVRRILRMKSGLGLFRDPYVPAPVVGTPEHLSVMADVAGRSITQLRNTELPLSAGRKVLVTGWGASTTTNLTAGLVARGMDTTRFYTGSPSAAVIAQAVAAAREADVTVVTTYNAWGDGTQQALVAALLTTGKPVVVAAAGGPYDIAYLPGVTTYLAAYGYQPPSVTALADVLTGRTAARGRLPVTIRSADGSEVLFRYGS from the coding sequence ATGCTGCGCCGCATCGTGACGATCGGGTCCGTGTTGCTCCTCGCCGTCCTGCCGGCCGGTCCGGCCCGGGCCCGGGATCCGATCGCCGAGATCATGGCGGGCCTGACCCTGCCCGAGAAGGTCGGCCAGATGGTCGTCTCCTACGTGTACGGCGCGGATGCCACCACGCCGTCCGCGGCGAACGAGACGATGTTCGGCGCCGGGGTGCGAACGGGCGCGGAAGCCGTCGCCAAGTTCCACCTCGGCGGGGTCATCTACTTCACCTGGAGCGGCAACCTCGTCGATCCGGCGCAGATCGCGGGCCTGTCGAACGGTCTCCAGCGGGCCGCGGCGGCTGACTCCGGCATCCCTCTGCAGGTCAGCACCGACCAGGAGGGCGGCGTGGTCAACCGGATCGGTACGCCGCTGGCGATCTCGCCGGGCAACATGGCCATCGGGGCGACCTTCCGGCCCGGCGACGCGTTCCGGGCGGCGCGGGTCAGCGGGACCGAGTTGCGGGCGCTCGGCATCAACGTGGTCGACGCACCGGTCGTGGACGTCAACACCAACCCGCGCAACAGTGCCGACGGTCCGCGGGCGTTCGGCGACCGTACGCGTCAGGTCTCGGTCTTCGGGGCCTCCGCGGTCGCGGGTTATCGTGCCGCCGGCATCGGCACCCAGGCCAAGCATTTCCCGGGGCTGGGGGACACGACCGTCAACACCGACAACGGGGTGGCGGTGACCGACGAGACGCGGGAGCAGATCCTGGCCACGCACGTGCCGCCGTTCCGGGCCGCGCTCGCCGCCGGTGCGCAGAGTGTCATGGCGGCGCACATCGTCGCGCCGGCGCTGGACCCGTCCGGGCGGCCCGCGAGTCTGTCGAAGCCTGTCGTGACCGGACTGCTGCGCGACCGGCTGCACTTCGACGGTGTGGTGATCACCGACGCGCTCGACGCGGCAGCCCTCGCGGACATTCCCGACGAGCAGATCGTGCTCGACGCCGTCGACGCCGGTGTCGACCAGTTGCTGATGCCACGGGACGTGCAGGGCGCCGTCCGGACGCTGCTGGACGCGGTGGCCGACGGGACGATCAGCGAGGCCCGCATCGACCGGTCCGTGCGGCGGATCCTGCGGATGAAGAGCGGCCTCGGGCTGTTCCGCGACCCGTACGTGCCCGCGCCGGTGGTCGGGACCCCGGAACATCTCAGCGTCATGGCCGACGTGGCCGGACGGTCGATCACGCAGCTGCGGAACACCGAGCTTCCGCTGAGCGCCGGGCGGAAAGTGCTCGTGACGGGGTGGGGTGCGAGCACAACCACCAACCTGACGGCCGGGCTCGTGGCGCGGGGGATGGACACCACACGCTTCTACACCGGGTCTCCGAGTGCGGCGGTCATCGCACAGGCCGTCGCGGCGGCGCGGGAGGCGGACGTGACGGTGGTGACCACGTACAACGCGTGGGGGGACGGGACGCAGCAGGCGTTGGTCGCCGCGTTGCTCACCACGGGGAAGCCGGTGGTGGTGGCGGCGGCGGGCGGGCCCTACGACATCGCGTACCTCCCGGGGGTGACGACGTATCTGGCCGCGTACGGGTATCAGCCGCCCTCGGTGACGGCCCTCGCCGACGTGCTCACCGGGCGGACGGCGGCCCGTGGCCGCCTGCCGGTCACCATCCGCAGCGCCGACGGCTCGGAGGTCCTTTTCCGGTACGGGAGCTGA
- a CDS encoding DUF4386 domain-containing protein yields the protein MIRTARVTGLLYLGLALTGGLGFLLIRSQLFVAGDPGATLAHLIERDGLARAGVALELLVVLTQALTAVWFYRLFRTVDAFAAGCIAAFGLVNGVAILSSAALLATASEIALHPLGDSAATVQLLYLISGHLWTGGALFFGLWLIPMGWCVLRSGWMPRPLGLLLIGGGAGYVLSPLVGYLVPQAGVVADLLTVPASVGEFWMVGYLLLRGIRPRSGSPIVAAWQNHATTSGERPSTSPT from the coding sequence ATGATCCGTACTGCTCGTGTCACCGGACTGCTCTACCTCGGCCTGGCCCTCACCGGAGGGCTCGGTTTTCTGCTGATCCGGTCGCAGCTCTTCGTGGCCGGCGACCCGGGTGCGACACTCGCCCACCTGATCGAGCGGGACGGGCTGGCGCGGGCCGGGGTCGCCCTCGAGCTCCTGGTGGTTCTGACCCAGGCGCTCACGGCGGTCTGGTTCTACCGGCTGTTCCGGACGGTCGACGCCTTCGCCGCCGGGTGCATCGCGGCTTTCGGGCTGGTCAACGGCGTCGCGATCCTGAGCAGCGCCGCCCTGCTGGCCACCGCGAGCGAGATCGCCCTGCACCCGCTCGGGGACTCGGCCGCGACCGTCCAGCTCCTCTATCTGATCAGCGGGCACCTGTGGACGGGCGGGGCGCTCTTCTTCGGGTTGTGGCTGATCCCGATGGGCTGGTGTGTGCTGCGTTCGGGCTGGATGCCCCGGCCGCTCGGCCTGCTCCTCATCGGAGGCGGCGCCGGATATGTGCTGAGCCCGCTGGTCGGTTACCTCGTCCCGCAGGCCGGCGTCGTGGCCGACCTCCTCACCGTGCCCGCGTCCGTGGGGGAGTTCTGGATGGTCGGCTACCTGCTGCTCCGGGGCATCCGTCCTCGATCGGGCTCACCTATCGTGGCGGCATGGCAGAACCACGCGACGACCTCCGGGGAAAGACCTTCGACCAGTCCGACCTGA
- a CDS encoding helix-turn-helix domain-containing protein, translating into MSPSPPPAGFGDYLREAIHAAGFPTPTHFARTVGTDPSVVLRWLSEEQRPTIRSIERIAPVLGRTINELVVAAYPDRLGGPAPVTPAVHPLVSELGRILGEDSPISAADRAALETVLDRMFEPYRKVVRRRRSA; encoded by the coding sequence ATGAGCCCTTCCCCGCCGCCGGCCGGCTTCGGTGATTACCTGCGGGAGGCGATCCACGCCGCGGGATTCCCGACGCCGACGCACTTCGCGCGGACCGTCGGGACAGACCCGTCCGTCGTGCTGCGGTGGCTCAGCGAGGAACAGCGGCCCACCATCAGATCGATCGAGCGGATCGCCCCGGTGCTCGGACGGACGATCAACGAGCTGGTCGTCGCGGCGTACCCGGACCGGCTCGGTGGCCCGGCGCCGGTCACCCCGGCCGTCCATCCGCTGGTCAGCGAGCTCGGCCGGATCCTCGGCGAGGACTCGCCGATCTCCGCAGCCGACCGCGCCGCGCTGGAGACCGTGCTCGACCGGATGTTCGAGCCGTACCGGAAAGTGGTGCGGCGGCGCAGATCGGCCTGA
- a CDS encoding VOC family protein produces the protein MTTIPRFHLAVPVDDLAAARHFYGEVLGLSQGRSSDTWVDWNLHGHQFVTHLAPARPQQIHNPVDGHDVPVPHFGLILDVAVFHELAGRLRAAGTPFVIEPYVRFEGLPGEQWTMFLLDPAGNALEFKAFADDSQVFAT, from the coding sequence ATGACCACCATTCCCCGCTTCCACCTGGCCGTCCCCGTCGACGACCTGGCCGCCGCCCGCCACTTCTACGGCGAGGTGCTCGGCCTGTCCCAGGGCCGCAGCTCGGACACCTGGGTCGACTGGAACCTCCACGGCCACCAGTTCGTCACGCACCTGGCGCCGGCCCGCCCGCAGCAGATCCACAACCCGGTGGACGGTCACGACGTCCCGGTCCCCCACTTCGGCCTGATCCTCGACGTCGCGGTCTTCCACGAGCTCGCCGGCCGTCTCCGCGCGGCCGGTACGCCTTTTGTGATCGAGCCCTACGTCCGTTTCGAGGGCCTGCCCGGCGAACAATGGACGATGTTCCTGCTCGACCCGGCCGGGAACGCCCTCGAATTCAAGGCGTTCGCCGACGACTCCCAGGTTTTTGCCACCTGA